The following nucleotide sequence is from Sandaracinaceae bacterium.
CGTTTGGCTGCGCTCGATGAAGCCGATCTGGGAACAGGTGGCGAAGCACGACAGGAACCTGGCTCGGCAGATGCGCGACAGCGCGGCGAGCGTGGTGGGGAACCTGGCCGAGGGTGAGAAGCGGGTCGGCGGGCACGAGCGCGAGCGGTTCGGGACGGCCTACGGCTCGGCGGGCGAGACTCGCGTGTGGCTGCTCTCCGCAGCCGCGCTCGGATACGTGAGCGACGAGGCGGTCGAAGGGCCGGCCGATTGGGCGGACAAGGCGCGCGCGACGATGTGGAAGTTGATGCATCGGAGCTGAGCGAGGCGAGGGCGGCTCCGGCTTCGGTCGGAGTCGCCCCTCGCGTGCTTCGCCGCATCGGCTGCGGCTCCGGCAGCGGCATCGGCTGCCGCATCCGCCCCCGCTATCGCATCCGCCCCCGCTGCCGCGTCCGCCCCCGCTGCCGCCTCCGCCCCCCGCTGCCGCATCCGCCCCCCGCTGCCGCCTCCGCCTCCGCTGCCGCATCCGCCCCCGCTGCCGCGTCCGCCCCCGCTGCCGCATCCGCCCCCGCTGCCGCATCCGCCCCCGCTGCCGCATCCGCCTCCGCCCCCGCATCCGCTGCCGCATCCGCTGCCGCGTCCGCCCCCGCTGCCGTATCCGCATCCGCATCCGCATCCGCATCCGCATCCGCATCCGCATCCGCATCCGCATCCGCTGCCGCATCCGCTGCCGCATCCGCTGGCGCTGCCGCTGTCGGTGACCAGGCGCCGCTGGCGCTGCCGCTATTGCCGTCGTCGCAGCCCGACCACCACGTCGGGGACACCCGGGGCGGCTGCGCATCGAGCACCGTGCAGGGGACAGATCGGATACCCTCTGCAGCTGTGAGTGCGCGCGACTCGTTGCCCGTCCGGACGTGGCTGCTGATGGAGACCCTCGAGAGCGGGCGGACGCTCGCCAGGGCCGTCGCGGCGCCTGGGTTGGTCGCGTACGCGGCGAAGGAGGACGCGGAGCTGCAGCATCAGCTGGCGCTCGGAGTGCACCTGGAGCGGGGCGGAGCGGGGACCCAGGCGGCCTTCTCGCTGCCCGACGCCACGCTGGTGCACGTCGACGTGGAGGCGCCTCATCCTCACGCGCCGAAGCGGGTCGCCAAGCCGATCTCGCTGAGCCTCCCTTGCGTGGTCTTGCCGCACCGTCGCGATCGGTGGGCGGTC
It contains:
- a CDS encoding four helix bundle protein → VWLRSMKPIWEQVAKHDRNLARQMRDSAASVVGNLAEGEKRVGGHERERFGTAYGSAGETRVWLLSAAALGYVSDEAVEGPADWADKARATMWKLMHRS